A part of Salmo salar chromosome ssa18, Ssal_v3.1, whole genome shotgun sequence genomic DNA contains:
- the LOC106596852 gene encoding equistatin-like, producing MAILTIIVLVSTAFALGDAMIRPCEDARDAAKHGPPGAYVPTCDDNGQYTPEQCSGSTGYCWCVTSYGQKIQGTETPPGTAINC from the exons ATGGCGATATTGACCATCATTGTGCTTGTCAGCACAGCTTTTGCTCTGGGAG ATGCTATGATACGACCCTGTGAGGATGCTAGAGATGCCGctaaacatggcccacctggagCCTACGTCCCCACGTGTGACGACAATGGACAATACACCCCTGAGCAATGTTCGGGCTCTACAG GTTACTGTTGGTGTGTGACCAGCTACGGACAGAAGATCCAGGGTACAGAGACCCCACCAGGCACTGCTATCAACTGCTAG